Proteins found in one Fibrobacter sp. UWEL genomic segment:
- a CDS encoding glycoside hydrolase family 9 protein, giving the protein MRTKIFTLSTFAALATIGSANAATFYHNQVGYDASQPKSVVVKAAAGLDGADFTVELDGSAVYSGKLSKGTNPDNWISGSDVFYTADFSGVTTPGTYTIKLSDGSSLEKIVIAENALAANTLKSVMDYFYKDRADKDPIVGWDQKVSVYGSSGVTRDVHGGWYDASGDVSKYLSHLSYANYLNPQQIPLTVWALAFAAEKMPKTLAANPSTVTAIDEAIYGADFLVRMQDEDGFFYMTVFDNWGQGDRFLCAFSGSDGVKSADYKTAFREGGGMAIAALARASTLKKNGDYTSEQYLAAAIKGFEHLQGKQSMDGSCEYCDDGKENIIDDYTALLAATELYAATEDKAYLTEARKRARHLSKRMSEKGYFWSDDDETRPFWHASDAGLPLVALSRFAEIESKQDISSDEFIDKIPVWVRPDCDCDPMNELLYQVGDAISAHLNWLVSITTEVDNPFGYARQAAKTQGAIKNTFFIPHDNESKYWWQGEDARIASLSAAVIYAAKILGRNGADSEAINKYATDQLDWILGKNPYGVCMMYGKGLKNPDKYNGSSDYDATLEGGIANGISGLKEDGSGIVWDDVAAIGKSEEPWNNWRWIEQWLPHSTWYLMALTARYDEVTEAFNKRMPTSINRQIAQQFKLSLSGRTLNISVLNKDKNGTATLIDLSGRMVMSQPVVAGRATMNLAGLKSGVYMVKVGEVSKKIAVK; this is encoded by the coding sequence ATGAGGACAAAGATTTTTACACTTAGCACTTTTGCAGCACTAGCAACCATCGGCTCTGCCAACGCTGCCACATTTTACCATAACCAGGTGGGTTACGACGCTTCCCAGCCAAAATCCGTAGTGGTCAAAGCTGCAGCGGGGCTCGACGGAGCAGACTTCACCGTAGAATTAGACGGATCTGCAGTCTACTCCGGCAAATTGAGCAAGGGAACAAATCCCGACAACTGGATCAGCGGAAGCGATGTATTTTACACCGCAGACTTTTCCGGAGTGACCACCCCCGGAACATACACCATCAAGCTTTCCGACGGTTCCTCTCTGGAGAAGATTGTCATCGCCGAAAACGCCTTGGCCGCCAACACCCTGAAGTCCGTGATGGATTATTTCTACAAGGACCGCGCCGACAAGGATCCCATCGTGGGCTGGGACCAGAAGGTTTCCGTTTACGGTAGCAGCGGCGTAACACGAGACGTACACGGCGGATGGTATGACGCCAGCGGCGACGTGAGCAAATACCTGAGTCACCTTTCCTACGCCAACTACCTGAACCCACAGCAGATTCCTTTAACTGTGTGGGCCCTGGCCTTTGCTGCAGAAAAAATGCCGAAGACCTTGGCAGCCAACCCCTCAACGGTTACCGCAATTGACGAAGCTATTTACGGCGCAGACTTCCTGGTTCGCATGCAGGACGAAGATGGGTTCTTCTACATGACCGTCTTCGACAACTGGGGACAAGGCGATCGTTTCCTCTGCGCCTTTAGCGGAAGCGACGGCGTAAAGAGTGCAGACTACAAGACCGCTTTCCGTGAAGGCGGTGGCATGGCCATTGCAGCTCTCGCCCGCGCATCGACCTTGAAGAAGAACGGCGACTACACCAGCGAACAATACTTGGCTGCCGCAATCAAGGGCTTTGAACATCTGCAAGGCAAACAGTCCATGGACGGCTCTTGCGAATACTGTGATGACGGCAAGGAAAACATCATCGACGATTACACCGCATTGCTTGCCGCAACGGAACTGTACGCCGCCACAGAAGACAAGGCCTACTTGACTGAAGCCCGCAAGCGCGCACGACACCTAAGCAAACGTATGAGCGAAAAGGGCTATTTCTGGAGCGACGATGACGAAACTCGCCCCTTCTGGCATGCCAGTGACGCAGGTCTCCCGCTTGTTGCTTTAAGCCGTTTTGCGGAAATCGAAAGCAAGCAAGACATATCCTCGGACGAATTTATCGACAAAATACCTGTTTGGGTTCGTCCCGACTGCGACTGCGATCCCATGAACGAGCTCCTTTACCAGGTTGGAGACGCAATAAGTGCACACTTGAACTGGCTCGTTTCCATAACCACCGAAGTGGATAATCCCTTCGGCTACGCCCGCCAGGCTGCAAAGACCCAAGGCGCCATCAAGAACACCTTCTTTATCCCTCACGACAACGAAAGTAAGTACTGGTGGCAGGGCGAAGACGCCCGAATCGCAAGTCTTTCCGCCGCTGTAATCTACGCAGCAAAGATTTTAGGCAGAAACGGAGCGGACAGCGAGGCTATCAACAAGTACGCCACCGATCAGCTAGACTGGATTCTGGGTAAAAATCCTTATGGCGTTTGCATGATGTACGGAAAAGGCCTTAAGAACCCCGACAAGTACAACGGTTCTTCAGACTATGACGCCACCTTGGAAGGCGGCATCGCCAACGGCATTAGCGGCCTCAAGGAAGATGGAAGCGGAATTGTCTGGGACGACGTAGCCGCCATCGGCAAATCCGAAGAACCTTGGAATAACTGGCGCTGGATCGAGCAATGGCTCCCCCACTCCACCTGGTACCTGATGGCATTAACCGCACGTTACGATGAAGTAACCGAAGCCTTCAACAAACGAATGCCCACATCCATCAACAGGCAAATTGCACAACAATTCAAGTTGTCTCTAAGCGGTCGCACCTTAAACATAAGCGTCTTGAACAAGGATAAAAACGGAACTGCAACGCTGATAGACTTGAGCGGTCGCATGGTCATGAGCCAGCCTGTTGTAGCAGGTCGCGCCACCATGAACCTGGCCGGATTGAAGAGCGGCGTGTACATGGTGAAGGTTGGCGAAGTCAGCAAGAAGATTGCAGTGAAGTAA
- a CDS encoding aldolase catalytic domain-containing protein — protein sequence MYYESIKVLDCTIRDGGLVNKHDFSLEFVRRLYTLLSAAGVDYMEMGYKNSPELFDPKEYGPWKFCDDDLLWKVKDGIDSKMKMAVMADVGRVNMDAVKPASESPYQMFRVASYVKNIDKGIEMVNAFNQMGYETTLNIMAVSRDRGPELDEALHQVNEECKADVLYLVDSFGAFYQEDIDKEMARYRGIVKNKRFGFHGHNNQQLAFSNTIQAIINHVDFLDGSVSGMGRGAGNCTTELLLGFLKNPKYDLRPVLDAYQELFLPLQAKYEWGYIIPQMITGMLNRHPQDAIAVRKTEEKDEYRKFYNHMMND from the coding sequence ATGTACTACGAAAGCATTAAGGTTCTCGACTGCACCATCCGCGATGGCGGTCTCGTCAACAAGCACGATTTCTCTCTGGAATTCGTCCGTCGTCTTTACACCCTCCTGTCTGCCGCTGGCGTTGACTACATGGAAATGGGTTACAAGAACTCTCCGGAACTGTTCGACCCCAAGGAATACGGCCCGTGGAAGTTCTGCGATGACGATCTCCTGTGGAAGGTGAAGGACGGTATCGATTCCAAGATGAAGATGGCTGTGATGGCTGACGTGGGTCGTGTGAACATGGACGCTGTGAAGCCCGCTTCTGAAAGCCCGTACCAGATGTTCCGCGTCGCTTCTTACGTGAAGAACATCGATAAGGGTATCGAAATGGTGAACGCTTTCAACCAGATGGGTTACGAAACCACCCTGAACATCATGGCTGTTAGCCGTGACCGCGGTCCGGAACTGGACGAAGCTCTCCATCAGGTCAACGAAGAATGCAAGGCCGACGTCTTGTACCTGGTTGACTCCTTCGGCGCCTTCTACCAGGAAGACATCGATAAGGAAATGGCTCGCTACCGCGGCATCGTAAAGAACAAGCGCTTCGGTTTCCACGGCCACAACAACCAGCAGCTGGCTTTCTCCAACACCATCCAGGCTATCATCAACCACGTTGATTTCCTTGACGGTTCCGTGTCCGGCATGGGCCGTGGCGCAGGCAACTGCACCACCGAACTCCTCCTGGGCTTCCTGAAGAACCCCAAGTACGATCTGCGCCCGGTTCTGGACGCTTACCAGGAACTGTTCTTGCCTCTCCAGGCCAAGTACGAATGGGGCTACATCATTCCTCAGATGATCACCGGTATGCTGAACCGTCACCCGCAGGACGCTATCGCCGTCCGTAAGACCGAAGAAAAGGACGAATACCGCAAGTTCTATAATCATATGATGAACGACTAA
- a CDS encoding M6 family metalloprotease domain-containing protein, whose product MKKIHVFLGSVLSFGLFAGAEAAPFNPTPKTIDNDGDSVTLQKLGDEHYHFTRTIDGYLLEQDSNGVYYYVNSNGERSNIKAKNADARSAADKAFLKKLDKSKVLDSHQKKHPDRFKRKERNKRPNWVPSATSSESSNSSDSGVPAVRYLPNAKVHTQGNIKFPVILVAGSGSQASIDSTTLYKVLNQDNYTAGGHTGSVRDYFNDQSSGAFKPSFDLFYVTVNNSLSSYIGNEDQLVAAAISALKSKYPNFNASSYDSDGDGNIDATGFLYAGEVNNGQELGGFQYELQWNNAGTQDAGNGKKFNSYFIISDQSYFPVFVHEFSHTMGLMDHYCVRADDCYSDFTNSSYQSPGAHYWDVMATGMYANGGLTPPSYSGFERAFMGWMNYTSLTSSSAVTTITPLNTTNMAYKIPVSGDNDEWWVLENRQKTKWDAALPNHGMLIWHIDYDQEAWDGDALNDDKTHQRIDVVEAGNLRVTGYYDGFETTHFMDDPFPGSQNVTSYGPFTSWAGKSQGIQLYSITEKNNKVCFATQSGVSVGDCNSAVSSSSSAKSSSSVAKSSSSVAKSSSSVAASSSSAKSSSSVVKSSSSSMQLVTQTINLSTELTISDSYESVSLDLSSVATALGISAANASSLYQSGELTYSAVTSAGILDNTPSTAEEPGHWFDEQGNVISWGAGAALYSNLNLDNMTATIGNYPDGITPGTYSIAQALTFNGKQVIFKTQITAKSSEGTLAVKAEHKGRTQMNLEHKTLHIAAYGQAVKSVALFDLLGNKIQTIQFTGESYSLDLAPFAGKVLVVRLTEGGKVMSQRKISVK is encoded by the coding sequence ATGAAAAAAATTCATGTGTTTTTAGGAAGCGTACTTTCCTTCGGTCTTTTCGCCGGAGCAGAAGCCGCTCCGTTCAACCCTACACCCAAAACCATCGACAACGATGGCGATTCGGTGACGCTGCAAAAGCTGGGTGACGAACATTACCATTTTACAAGAACCATCGATGGTTACTTGCTGGAACAGGACTCTAATGGCGTTTACTATTACGTCAATAGCAATGGGGAACGATCCAATATCAAGGCAAAAAATGCGGATGCCCGCAGCGCAGCCGACAAGGCTTTTTTGAAAAAGCTGGACAAGAGTAAAGTACTGGACTCCCACCAGAAAAAACATCCGGACCGTTTCAAACGCAAGGAACGAAACAAGCGTCCCAACTGGGTACCCTCTGCAACCTCCAGCGAGTCGAGCAACTCTAGCGATAGCGGCGTGCCGGCGGTTCGCTACCTGCCCAACGCAAAAGTCCACACCCAGGGAAACATTAAGTTCCCCGTAATTCTTGTGGCGGGTTCCGGCAGTCAGGCAAGTATCGATTCCACCACATTGTATAAAGTCCTGAATCAGGATAACTACACCGCCGGAGGCCATACCGGGTCTGTCCGCGATTATTTCAACGACCAGTCCAGCGGAGCGTTCAAGCCTAGTTTCGACCTGTTCTACGTAACCGTAAACAACTCCCTAAGCAGCTACATCGGGAACGAAGACCAGCTGGTAGCCGCAGCCATCAGCGCTCTTAAATCCAAGTATCCCAACTTCAACGCTTCCAGCTACGATTCCGATGGGGACGGTAACATTGACGCCACCGGTTTCCTTTATGCGGGAGAAGTCAACAACGGGCAAGAGCTGGGCGGATTCCAGTACGAATTGCAATGGAATAATGCAGGCACTCAGGACGCAGGTAACGGCAAGAAATTCAACAGCTATTTCATTATTAGCGACCAAAGTTACTTCCCCGTGTTCGTTCATGAATTCAGCCACACCATGGGCTTGATGGACCACTACTGCGTACGTGCCGATGACTGTTACTCCGACTTTACCAATAGCAGTTACCAATCTCCCGGTGCCCACTATTGGGACGTGATGGCCACCGGCATGTACGCCAATGGCGGTTTGACACCTCCCAGCTATAGCGGTTTTGAACGAGCCTTTATGGGATGGATGAACTACACCTCGCTGACATCGTCTTCGGCAGTTACAACCATCACTCCGCTGAACACAACTAACATGGCCTACAAGATTCCCGTCAGCGGCGATAATGACGAATGGTGGGTTTTGGAAAACCGCCAGAAGACCAAATGGGATGCCGCACTTCCCAATCACGGCATGCTGATTTGGCACATCGATTACGATCAAGAAGCATGGGATGGAGACGCCCTGAATGACGACAAGACCCATCAGAGAATTGACGTGGTGGAAGCAGGAAACCTGAGGGTAACCGGCTACTACGATGGCTTTGAAACAACCCACTTTATGGACGATCCGTTCCCCGGTTCCCAGAATGTGACAAGCTATGGGCCGTTCACTTCCTGGGCGGGCAAGAGCCAAGGTATCCAGCTTTACAGCATTACGGAAAAGAACAACAAAGTGTGCTTTGCAACCCAGAGTGGCGTAAGCGTTGGAGACTGCAACAGCGCGGTTTCTTCTAGCTCTAGCGCGAAGTCATCTAGTTCTGTTGCGAAATCTTCTAGTTCCGTCGCGAAGTCTAGCAGTAGCGTGGCAGCAAGTTCCAGCAGTGCAAAATCCTCCAGCTCTGTCGTGAAGTCTAGCTCCAGTTCCATGCAACTGGTGACCCAGACGATCAACCTGAGCACAGAGCTGACCATCAGCGATTCTTACGAATCCGTTAGCCTTGACTTAAGCAGCGTTGCAACAGCCCTTGGAATTTCTGCGGCAAACGCAAGTTCCCTGTACCAGAGTGGCGAATTAACTTACAGCGCGGTTACAAGTGCAGGTATTCTTGACAACACGCCATCTACCGCAGAGGAACCGGGTCACTGGTTTGATGAACAAGGTAACGTTATCAGCTGGGGAGCAGGCGCCGCCCTCTATTCCAACTTAAATTTGGACAACATGACAGCTACCATCGGGAATTACCCCGACGGAATTACCCCGGGAACATACAGCATCGCCCAGGCCTTGACCTTCAACGGGAAGCAGGTGATTTTCAAGACACAGATTACTGCAAAATCCAGCGAAGGGACTTTGGCTGTGAAAGCAGAACACAAGGGACGCACCCAGATGAATTTGGAACACAAGACCTTGCATATTGCGGCATATGGTCAGGCGGTCAAGTCCGTAGCCTTATTTGACCTGCTGGGCAATAAGATTCAAACCATTCAATTTACGGGAGAAAGCTACAGTCTTGACTTAGCACCCTTTGCTGGAAAAGTTCTGGTAGTGCGCCTCACCGAAGGCGGCAAGGTGATGAGCCAGAGAAAAATCTCAGTGAAATAA